One window from the genome of Thermus sediminis encodes:
- a CDS encoding DUF815 domain-containing protein gives MDLPKNPLDLIYLDLPQGEPWGYAMAHGLLKAPWAWRALRPTPGLLDIIQQDLEAHFLELERLRQEVPLGSLGERPPSPPEEGALEALLKRDPEAMVRVLKAHGPWPYALYRAFRFDGEVRPLSQPRLPREDELVGYEDQLRALRENARRFLEGKPALHTLLYGARGTGKSTAAKSLLHLEGVRMVEVELRALGQLEGLLETLAPLPHRFFLFLDDLSLDPRDEAFHPLKALLEGSLEGPPENVLLLATSNRRHLVRHQGENPLPGADPASWDELQDTLALAERFGLVLTFPPFDKALYLKAVTHHLGRPLTEEEEREALRFALNRGFSGRVARQFALSR, from the coding sequence GTGGACCTACCCAAAAACCCTCTGGACCTTATTTACTTGGATCTCCCCCAAGGAGAGCCGTGGGGCTACGCCATGGCGCATGGCCTTCTAAAAGCTCCTTGGGCCTGGCGGGCCCTTCGGCCCACCCCGGGGCTTTTGGATATAATACAACAAGACCTCGAGGCCCACTTCCTGGAGTTGGAGCGGCTGAGACAGGAAGTCCCCCTAGGAAGCCTGGGAGAGCGCCCCCCCTCCCCCCCGGAGGAAGGGGCCTTGGAAGCCCTTCTCAAGCGGGACCCCGAGGCCATGGTTCGGGTGCTCAAGGCCCATGGCCCCTGGCCCTACGCCCTCTACCGGGCCTTCCGCTTTGACGGAGAGGTGCGCCCCCTTTCCCAGCCTCGCCTTCCCCGGGAAGACGAGCTTGTGGGCTACGAAGACCAGCTGAGGGCCCTTCGGGAAAACGCCCGGCGCTTCCTGGAAGGGAAGCCCGCCCTTCACACCCTCCTCTACGGGGCCCGGGGCACGGGGAAGAGCACCGCCGCCAAAAGCCTTCTCCACCTGGAGGGGGTGCGGATGGTGGAGGTGGAGCTTAGGGCCCTGGGCCAGCTGGAAGGGCTTCTGGAAACCCTGGCTCCCCTTCCCCACCGCTTCTTCCTCTTCCTGGACGACCTCTCCTTGGACCCCAGGGACGAGGCCTTCCACCCCCTCAAGGCCCTCCTGGAGGGAAGCCTCGAGGGGCCCCCGGAAAACGTCCTCCTCCTCGCCACCTCCAACCGCCGCCACCTGGTGCGCCACCAGGGGGAAAACCCCCTTCCTGGGGCCGACCCCGCCTCGTGGGACGAGCTCCAGGACACCCTGGCCCTCGCCGAGCGCTTTGGGCTAGTGCTCACCTTCCCCCCCTTTGACAAGGCGCTTTACCTGAAGGCGGTGACCCACCACCTGGGCCGTCCCCTCACGGAAGAAGAGGAAAGGGAAGCCCTCCGCTTCGCCCTGAACCGGGGCTTCTCCGGGCGGGTGGCGAGGCAGTTCGCCCTAAGTCGTTGA
- a CDS encoding ABC transporter ATP-binding protein has product MLALAVRKAFPGFRLEIALEVQEGEVLALLGPSGSGKSTLLKLVAGLLQPDAGSVRFGGLDLTSLPPERRKVGFLFQDYALFPHLTVAENIAFGLLEARWPKAAREERVKELLARMELTPHAGKRPQELSGGEQQRVALARALAPKPRLLLLDEPLGALDLRLREELLLFLRRTLREEGVTALLVTHDQEEAFLLAHRVALLREGRIVQVGRPEEVYAHPKDPWAARFLGHKNLLSPEESQALGLPPKAHLLPPKALSLGGPLEGVVEERLFFGPRVGLWVRLGGVRLYLEAQEGPREGERVGLHLDAFQVVTLEG; this is encoded by the coding sequence GTGCTGGCGCTCGCGGTGAGGAAGGCCTTCCCTGGGTTTCGGCTGGAGATAGCGCTGGAGGTCCAGGAAGGGGAGGTCCTAGCCCTCCTCGGCCCCTCGGGGAGCGGGAAGAGCACCCTCCTCAAGCTGGTGGCCGGCCTCCTCCAGCCGGATGCGGGGTCTGTCCGCTTCGGAGGGCTGGACCTCACCTCCTTGCCCCCGGAGAGGCGCAAGGTGGGCTTCCTCTTCCAGGACTACGCCCTCTTCCCCCACCTCACCGTGGCCGAGAACATCGCCTTCGGCCTCCTCGAGGCCCGCTGGCCCAAGGCGGCCCGGGAGGAGAGGGTAAAGGAGCTCCTCGCCCGCATGGAGCTCACCCCCCACGCCGGGAAGCGCCCCCAGGAGCTCTCCGGAGGGGAGCAGCAAAGGGTGGCCCTGGCCCGGGCCCTGGCCCCTAAGCCCCGCCTCCTCCTCCTGGACGAGCCCCTGGGGGCCTTGGACCTGAGGCTTAGGGAGGAACTCCTCCTCTTCCTGCGCCGCACCTTGCGGGAGGAGGGGGTTACCGCGCTCCTCGTGACCCACGACCAAGAGGAGGCCTTCCTCCTGGCCCACCGGGTGGCCCTCCTGCGGGAGGGGCGGATCGTCCAAGTGGGGAGGCCTGAGGAGGTCTACGCCCACCCCAAGGACCCCTGGGCCGCCCGCTTCCTGGGGCACAAGAACCTCCTTTCCCCCGAGGAGAGCCAGGCCCTGGGCCTTCCTCCCAAGGCCCACCTCCTCCCGCCCAAGGCCCTCTCCCTGGGGGGGCCTTTGGAAGGCGTGGTGGAGGAGCGCCTCTTTTTCGGCCCCCGGGTGGGGCTTTGGGTGCGACTCGGGGGGGTGCGGCTTTACCTGGAGGCCCAAGAGGGCCCCAGGGAGGGGGAGAGGGTAGGCCTCCATCTGGACGCTTTCCAGGTGGTAACCTTGGAGGGATGA
- a CDS encoding c-type cytochrome has protein sequence MRKGIVALLLLGGLALAQADGARLYAQCAGCHQANGQGIPGAFPPLAGHMAEILAKQGGREYLIRTLLWGLQGPIEVRGVRYNGVMPAYNQWRDEEIAAVLNHIATAWGDDKKVQGFRPFTAEEVRRLRGQRLTPQQVLEERRRLGLR, from the coding sequence ATGAGAAAGGGGATAGTGGCTCTTCTCCTTCTCGGCGGCCTGGCCCTGGCCCAGGCGGATGGGGCCAGGCTCTACGCCCAGTGCGCGGGGTGCCACCAGGCAAACGGGCAGGGCATCCCGGGGGCCTTCCCACCCCTGGCCGGGCATATGGCGGAGATCCTGGCCAAGCAGGGCGGGCGGGAGTACCTCATCAGGACCCTCCTCTGGGGCCTCCAAGGCCCGATCGAGGTCAGAGGGGTGAGGTACAACGGGGTCATGCCCGCTTACAACCAGTGGAGGGACGAGGAAATCGCCGCCGTCCTCAACCACATCGCCACCGCCTGGGGGGATGACAAGAAGGTCCAGGGCTTCAGGCCCTTCACCGCAGAGGAGGTCAGGAGGCTCAGGGGGCAGAGGCTTACCCCCCAGCAGGTGCTGGAGGAAAGGAGGAGGCTGGGCCTGAGGTAA
- a CDS encoding thiamine diphosphokinase, with protein MRLALLLGGPLLVTEGLKERLFGFRLWAADSGARHALALGLPLELWLGDMDSSPSWLQEALAAPRLLLPQDKDQTDGEALIRKALELAPEEVLLLGAIGGRLDHTLAHLELAFLLAEGGARVELTDGLTRTLPLSPGEHALPLEPEAPFSLLPFPEATLAVEGARWDLPPTRLKATTRTLENRALGPIRVRVAEGRALLHLFP; from the coding sequence ATGAGGCTAGCCCTGCTCTTGGGAGGGCCCCTCTTGGTGACGGAGGGGCTTAAGGAAAGGCTTTTTGGCTTCCGCCTCTGGGCCGCAGACTCCGGGGCCCGCCACGCCCTAGCCCTGGGCCTGCCCCTGGAGTTATGGCTCGGGGACATGGACTCTAGCCCCTCCTGGCTCCAGGAGGCCCTTGCCGCCCCCCGGCTCCTCCTCCCCCAGGACAAAGACCAGACCGATGGGGAGGCCCTGATCCGGAAGGCCCTGGAGCTGGCTCCCGAGGAGGTCCTCCTCCTGGGGGCCATCGGGGGGCGGTTGGACCACACCCTGGCCCACCTGGAGCTCGCCTTCCTCCTGGCGGAGGGGGGCGCCCGGGTGGAGCTCACGGATGGCCTCACGCGCACCCTTCCCCTCTCACCTGGAGAACACGCCCTCCCCTTGGAGCCAGAAGCCCCCTTCAGCCTCCTCCCCTTCCCCGAGGCCACCTTGGCGGTGGAGGGAGCCCGGTGGGACCTCCCCCCCACCCGCCTCAAGGCCACCACCCGCACCCTGGAGAACCGGGCCCTGGGGCCCATCCGGGTCCGGGTGGCCGAGGGGCGGGCCCTCCTCCACCTCTTCCCTTGA